From the genome of Xyrauchen texanus isolate HMW12.3.18 chromosome 22, RBS_HiC_50CHRs, whole genome shotgun sequence, one region includes:
- the LOC127662484 gene encoding pancreatic secretory granule membrane major glycoprotein GP2-like, whose product MESATMVLTLLSIWTVTSAVPTEEEELNETVICTNDQMQVIIPGMFFLSKDPPVYIWDLHLNDPECRGVEVGNDYVFSIKTNLTDCGTIMASDDNHIMFTNSIRNNETDVITRSYVNITFGCRYPVNYMVQQQNGENLIRVDVRTITLNTEDGNFSVSMLLYKDEEFQDKWTTVPSLTLEDSIYVKVYMIPANLFLRVERCWATPTKDPYSNIQYTFIRDSCPVLSNDQTLAVMKNGQGPEALFRVQMFKFVGSSYTDVFLHCNVQICHNTGGVCQPNCFVEDRSVRIRRNVASSHTVSYGPIRRLKANTENTSQGAKIPPVETFVLGGLLFVLMLVTGVFGKLWLQSRNSYPTQEAQLTLSNIHHISEVAS is encoded by the exons ATGGAATCTGCCACTATGGTATTGACATTGCTCTCAATATGGACCGTCACCTCTGCTGTGCCGACTGAAGAAGAGG AACTCAATGAAACTGTCATTTGTACCAATGATCAGATGCAAGTGATCATTCCTGGTATGTTTTTCTTGAGCAAAGATCCACCTGTTTAT ATATGGGATTTGCACCTGAACGATCCCGAATGTCGAGGTGTTGAGGTCGGCAATGACTACGTATTCAGCATAAAGACAAACCTCACGGACTGCGGCACCATTATG GCATCGGATGATAACCACATCATGTTCACCAACTCAATTCGCAACAATGAAACTGATGTTATCACCAGAAGTTATGTCAACATCACATTTGGCTGTCGATACCCAGTAAACTACATGGTCCAGcagcagaatggggaaaatttgatCCGAGTGGATGTCAG GACAATTACTCTCAATACAGAGGATGGGAATTTCTCAGTCTCCATGCTGCTCTATAAAGACGAAGAGTTCCAGGATAAATGGACCACTGTTCCTTCACTTACACTTGAAGACAGCATCTATGTCAAAGTTTACAtg ATTCCAGCGAATCTGTTTCTTAGAGTGGAGAGATGCTGGGCCACACCAACCAAAGACCCATACAGCAACATTCAATACACCTTCATCAGGGACAG CTGCCCGGTGCTATCAAATGACCAGACACTAGCTGTGATGAAGAACGGACAAGGTCCAGAGGCTCTGTTCAGGGTCCAAATGTTCAAGTTTGTTGGCAGCTCCTACACAGATGTGTTTCTCCACTGCAACGTCCAGATCTGTCATAACACAGGAGGGGTGTGCCAACCT AACTGCTTTGTTGAAGATAGGTCAGTACGGATAAGAAGGAATGTTGCATCTTCTCACACGGTCTCGTATGGACCAATCAGAAGGCTGAAAGCAAACACTGAAAACACTAGTCAGG GTGCAAAAATACCCCCTGTCGAGACGTTTGTGCTGGGAGGTCTTCTGTTCGTCCTGATGCTCGTCACAGGGGTTTTTGGGAAACTTTGGTTGCAGAGCAGGAACTCGTATCCCACTCAAGAGGCCCAGCTCACCCTCTCCAACATCCACCATATCTCAGAGGTGGCCAGCTAA